A DNA window from Anastrepha ludens isolate Willacy chromosome 6, idAnaLude1.1, whole genome shotgun sequence contains the following coding sequences:
- the LOC128867840 gene encoding protein late bloomer-like, producing the protein MKVPFSSATLWKYVFLVLNCLIIVFDVLLISCGVISLGGAGTLAGAYTAASIGFLAMFIAFMGAMASVRQSLILSWAYIVTTVLCIVLQTICMIAFGILKDDFTIMAAKRVQGIWDERPETQQEMDDIQVQHNCCGRDSPQDYLTDKKQTLPNSCCRWENCSDDENIFPKGCVDAATTFFNEQSDILILIILGLIAFQVFGVISAYYFTRSMVNHQQKREQIIINE; encoded by the exons atGAAAGTGCCCTTCTCATCAGCCACGCTGTGGAAATATGTTTTCTTggtgttgaattgtttgatAATT GTCTTCGATGTGCTACTCATTTCATGCGGCGTCATCTCTTTGGGCGGTGCCGGCACCTTAGCTGGTGCCTATACGGCTGCTTCTATTGGCTTCCTTGCCATGTTTATAGCCTTCATGGGCGCCATGGCTTCCGTACGTCAATCGTTAATTCTGTCATGGGCG TATATAGTTACCACAGTGCTTTGCATTGTTTTGCAAACAATTTGTATGATTGCATTTGGCATTTTGAAGGATGACTTTACCATCATGGCAGCGAAACGCGTGCAAGGTATCTGGGATGAGCGCCCAGAAACGCAGCAGGAAATGGACGACATTCAAGTGCAG CACAACTGCTGCGGTCGCGATAGTCCGCAGGATTATTTGACGGATAAAAAACAGACTCTGCCGAATAGCTGTTGCCGCTGGGAAAATTGCTCTGATGATGAGAATATTTTTCCCAAAGGTTGTGTCGATGCCGCGACGACCTTTTTCAATGAACAAAGTGATATtcttattttgataattttgggGCTAATTGCTTTTCAG gtTTTTGGAGTGATTTCTGCGTATTATTTCACACGCAGCATGGTAAATCATCAACAGAAACGCGAACAGATCATCATAAATGAATAA